A stretch of DNA from Roseovarius sp. M141:
CGGTGTTGATGGCGCGCCGGTCCAACCCGCGAAGGACAGCGTATTGGCCCCGGCCAGAAACGCCTCGCCCAAGCCGGAGCCGGATGAGTGGATCGGTGGCACCGTAAGCGTGCACACGGGCGCCACGCTGTGAGATATGTCTGTTCGGCATTGGCCGTCTGGGGGATCCTCCAGAGGGTGGCATATTTCCTGCGCCTGATTGCCATTCCTGCCCGTCGTTTCGCCCCGGTCAGCGTCTGCGCAAGGGGTGAGGGCAGATTTGGGTATTTTTCCCAAGAAAAAACATAAGTTCGGGTAAGGACGTATCGCGTGGATCATTTTCTGTACAAGGATGGCGTACTGCACGCCGAGGACGTGCCGGTCGCCGAGATTGCGGCAGCCGTGGGCACGCCGTTCTACGTTTATTCCACCGCCACGCTGGAGCGGCACTACAGCCTGTTCAACGAGGCGCTCGCCGGGATGGATCATCTGGTTTGCTACGCGATGAAAGCGGCCAGCAACATCGCCATTCTCAAGACGCTTGCGCGGCTGGGCGCCGGAATGGATGTGGTGTCGGGCGGCGAGTATATGCGCGCCAAGGCCGCAGGCGTGCCGGGTGAGCGGATTGTTTTTTCCGGCGTCGGCAAGACCCGCGATGAAATGCGTCTGGCGCTGGAGGGCGGCATTCGCCAGTTCAACGTCGAGAGCGAGCCCGAGATGCAGGCGCTGAGCGATGTGGCCGTCGGTCTGGGCCTGCGCGCGCCGATCACCGTGCGGGTGAACCCCGACGTGGACGCCAAGACCCATGCCAAGATCGCCACCGGCAAATCCGAGAACAAGTTCGGCATCCCGATTGCCCGCGCGCGCGCGGTCTACGCCCATGCCGCGCGCCTGCCCGGGCTGGAGGTGATCGGGATCGACGTCCATATCGGCAGCCAGCTGACCGATCTGGAGCCGTTTCGCCTGGCCTATCAGAAGGTCGCCGAGCTGACCGAAATCCTGCGCGCCGATGGCCATGACATAAGGCGGCTGGATCTGGGTGGTGGCCTTGGCATTCCCTACACGCGCGGGAACGAGGCGCCGCCGCTGCCCAGCCAGTATGGCGCGATGATCAAGGACACGCTGGGCCATCTGGAGTGCGAGATCGAGATCGAACCGGGGCGCCTGATCGTGGGCAATGCCGGCCTGATGGTGAGCGAGATCATCTATGTCAAATCGGGCGAGGGGCGCGATTTTCTGATTCTGGACGGCGCGATGAACGATCTGATCCGACCCGCCATGTATGACGCCTGGCATGATATCGTCCCGGTGGTGGAGCCCGAGCCGGGCGCCGAGCAGCGCCCCTATGACATCGTCGGCCCGGTCTGCGAAAGCGGCGACACATTTGCGCGCCAGCGCATGATGCCCAGCCTCAAGGCCGGCGATCTGGTCGCGTTCCGCAGCGCAGGCGCGTATGGCGCCGTGATGGCGAGCGAATACAACACCCGCCCGCTGATCCCCGAGGTGCTGGTCAATGGGCAGGACTTCGCCGTGATCCGGGCGCGACCGACCTTTGACGAAATGATAAATCGCGATACCATTCCAGAATGGCTCTAGCGCGCGGCAGGGCCGGTTTCCGGAGAGGTTCATGGCCCAGCGTCCCAATCAGACAAGCCCGCTGAAGGCGCGGCTGAGGCTGCCGCTGACCCTGACATGGGCGGGGTTGCTGGCCGAACGGCTGGTGCGCGCGTTCTGGCCGTTGTGGACGTTGCTGGCGGCGCTGGCGGCGGCGCTGATGTTGGGGCTGCACGATAGTGTCATGTTCGAATTGGCGGCGGGCATTTTGATCGCCGCCGCGCTGGGCGCTGCTGCGCTGCTGGTCGTCGGGTTGGCGCGATTTCGCTGGCCGCGTCGGGGCGAGGCGCTGGCGCGGTTGGATGCGGCGCTGCCGGGCCGCCCCTTGCAGGCGCTGGGTGATGCGCAGGCCATAGGGCGCGGTGATGCCGCGTCCGAGGCGCTGTGGGATGCGCACCGAACGCGGATGGAACAGGCCGCCCGCGCGGCCCGTGCACCTCGCCCCGATCTGCGCATCGCGCGGCTGGATCCGTTCGGGCTGCGCTACATCGCGCTATTGGGGTTGGTCGTGGCGCTCTTGTTCGGATCGGTCTGGCGGGTGACGTCGGCGACGCAGCTGGCGCAGGGCGGTAGTGCGTCGCTGGTAGGCGGCCCCACATGGGAGGGCTGGATCGAACCACCGGCCTATACCGGGCTGCCCAGCCTCTATCTGGCCGATCAGCAGGGCGCGCGGCTGGACGTCCCGGTCGGCAGCCACGTCACCCTGCGGTTTTACGGCGAGGTCGGCGCACTGGCGCTGGCCGAGACCGTATCGGCCCGTACCGAGGGGATTGGCGCCGCGACGGACGCCGAGCAGGGCTTTGACGTGATGCAGGATGGCACGCTGGCCATCGATGGCCCCGGCGGGCGCAAGTGGGATATCCGTGCCATTCCAGATGCGCCGCCCACTGCCACGCTGACTGCGGACGGGGCCAAGACCACCTTTGACGGCCAGATGAGTCAGCCTTTCTCGGCGCAGGACGATTATGGCGTGACGGGGGGGACCGCGACGTTCCGCCTTGTGCTGGAGGACGTCGACCGCCGTTATGGGCTGACGCCCGAACCCGAACCGCGCGATCCCATCGTGTTGGACCTGCCGATGCCGATCACCGGGAACCGCGCCGATTTTACCGAAACGCTGGTCGACAACCTGACGCAGCATCCATGGGCGCATATGCCGGTGACTGTGACGCTCGACGTGCGCGATGCGGCGGATCAGACTGGCACCAGTGCGCCCTTGGCGATGGATCTGCCGGCGCGCCGGTTCTTTGATCCGATGGCTGCTGCGGTGATCGAGCAGCGGCGCGATCTGCTGTGGACCGCCGCAAATGCGCCGCGCGTCGCGCAGGTCTTGCGCGCGATTACTTATCAGCCGGGCGAGGGGCTGTTTCGCGACATGGCCGATTACCTGAAGCTGCGCACGATTCTGCGGCGGCTGGAGGCGGCGACCGAAAATGACACCATCCCCGGCGATACGCGGGACACGCTTGCGCAGGCGCTGTGGGATCTGGCCGTAGCGCTGGAGGATGGCGATATCGCCGATGCGCTGGAACGGATGCGCGAGGCGCAGGAACGGCTGAGCGAGGCGATGCGCAACGGCGCCAGCGAAGATGAAGTCGCGCGCCTGATGCAGGAATTACGCGATGCCACCGATGATTACCTGCGCCAGAAAACCCAGCAGGCCCAGCGGGAGGACGGCGCCGATCAGCCCGATCCGGGC
This window harbors:
- the lysA gene encoding diaminopimelate decarboxylase, which gives rise to MDHFLYKDGVLHAEDVPVAEIAAAVGTPFYVYSTATLERHYSLFNEALAGMDHLVCYAMKAASNIAILKTLARLGAGMDVVSGGEYMRAKAAGVPGERIVFSGVGKTRDEMRLALEGGIRQFNVESEPEMQALSDVAVGLGLRAPITVRVNPDVDAKTHAKIATGKSENKFGIPIARARAVYAHAARLPGLEVIGIDVHIGSQLTDLEPFRLAYQKVAELTEILRADGHDIRRLDLGGGLGIPYTRGNEAPPLPSQYGAMIKDTLGHLECEIEIEPGRLIVGNAGLMVSEIIYVKSGEGRDFLILDGAMNDLIRPAMYDAWHDIVPVVEPEPGAEQRPYDIVGPVCESGDTFARQRMMPSLKAGDLVAFRSAGAYGAVMASEYNTRPLIPEVLVNGQDFAVIRARPTFDEMINRDTIPEWL
- a CDS encoding TIGR02302 family protein translates to MAQRPNQTSPLKARLRLPLTLTWAGLLAERLVRAFWPLWTLLAALAAALMLGLHDSVMFELAAGILIAAALGAAALLVVGLARFRWPRRGEALARLDAALPGRPLQALGDAQAIGRGDAASEALWDAHRTRMEQAARAARAPRPDLRIARLDPFGLRYIALLGLVVALLFGSVWRVTSATQLAQGGSASLVGGPTWEGWIEPPAYTGLPSLYLADQQGARLDVPVGSHVTLRFYGEVGALALAETVSARTEGIGAATDAEQGFDVMQDGTLAIDGPGGRKWDIRAIPDAPPTATLTADGAKTTFDGQMSQPFSAQDDYGVTGGTATFRLVLEDVDRRYGLTPEPEPRDPIVLDLPMPITGNRADFTETLVDNLTQHPWAHMPVTVTLDVRDAADQTGTSAPLAMDLPARRFFDPMAAAVIEQRRDLLWTAANAPRVAQVLRAITYQPGEGLFRDMADYLKLRTILRRLEAATENDTIPGDTRDTLAQALWDLAVALEDGDIADALERMREAQERLSEAMRNGASEDEVARLMQELRDATDDYLRQKTQQAQREDGADQPDPGDQNSATLSQQDLQDMMDRIEDLMRQGRMAEAEEALRQFQEMMENLRVTEGQGGDGEGSPGGQAMEGLADTLRQQQGLSDQAFRDLQEQFNPGSGAGESQGNEGRSGGQGRGQSREGQSDEDPSGSGEGAQPGEDGQPEGLADRQQALRQELERQRGTLPGSGAAADSAREALDRAGDAMDGAEDALRSGDMAGAIDRQAEAMDALRDGMRDLGRAMAEENSTRQGGQGQAGGATGAQQSDPLGRLAGQGDRAGTEGDLLQGEDVYRRARELLDELRRRSGEGARPQVERDYLRRLLDLF